In Metopolophium dirhodum isolate CAU chromosome 7, ASM1992520v1, whole genome shotgun sequence, one genomic interval encodes:
- the LOC132949576 gene encoding F-actin-monooxygenase Mical isoform X4 encodes MASHYRKTLPSADAALASEVFDRFCTASTMKTILGHFRHLCEILCIKPTNFPQFYPKLKSMLCSWKAKALWNKFDKKASHKCYNRGKTCMNTRVLIIGSGPCGLRAAIEAQLLGAKVVVVEKRDRLSRNNVLHLWPFVIQDLKLLGAKKFFGKFCAGAIDHISIRQLQCILLKVSLILGVEIHEGVSFDSLSPPPDNDEKIGWRAIFSPSDHPVSQYEFDVLIGADGKRNTLEGFKRKEFRGRLAIAITANFINKHTEAEARVEEISGVAFIFNQKFFKDLYRETGIDLENIVYYKDETHYFVMTAKKHSLIDKGVILNDYADVAKLLALENINKEALTEYAKEAANFSTNYSLPQLEFAVNHYGQPDVAMFDFTSMYAAENASHVIQRNGHKLLTTLVGDSLLEPFWPTGSGCARGFLSSMDTCWAIKHWGSPDSNPLDVLAERESIYHILGQTTPENLQKNIAGYTVDPHTRYPNLNTHAVLPVQVVHLFDCDDKMVVEKHLKAPRQTITPVQDVPKKRRRKVRLAALDPAMKESQVNQETLHHWLKTQVEPYESISVEDFAKSFKNGLALCAIIHRYRPDLVDFFSLSSSDVAKNNQLAFDILEHEFGIPPIMSGIEMEQCDIPDILAMLSYLSQVYDTFRREIPHINHPKLEDSDHGPTPAESRFRIHVTRNNIFAPYSKPSTLVKPISQSRKRSGVNNISTIDKSTSSMQRRNRKRRTNINNGSLAQIKKRLHLRMQQIYIREPEEDEFFENNHEEFKERARELEKKLFPSPRDARVQEDCSSPRYKMEEDISVRAKEIEAKLKGGPAPDKKPKDLMRAIGKIDKSDWNVKEIERKIEESKVHAKHIKNGTEKVPKWSRPQFDDKVSAIKKKLHVKGYQDGINNDKKFLEIDDNLNKLNRKIKDGNILDQGLRGANKVSAMAAHLATINKQPEQPLLQRSGTKNTVIIPQGGSETCHFCKNRVYLMERLSAEGRFFHRGCFRCEYCHTTLRLGNYMYDREGKFDNRFYCSQHFGMPGTQQMRSRRKLEQKTEPDLGIKPIVLAKAPDKIKASMESLDRGETPERVEFENLDLEEDLVLSEMDEDEWTDRNFGASANEMLSSDELSEFSDSESDENQNLELNDDNQEQKLLPVNINNDNLCSINIEDDGLSSQNESDESQDRFSYKEFDSGDDESDTATEGEEEIKAREIRKQEVCLRIPNISSATTDTGSDTEVATDFYSSSSGSSNSATEISTDSEFERDDKTPTKHSIPNIIVSESIQSKHKVEETRVDPLVPENPKIAEIVNRAQNRPNFIPFANPGYELNRTQSTEGIATKRSLELKKLYLLAGNGNGIAVKKSGSSVTLDTKFKSFVDQISECQKKLNPAPVPSPTMQAFLQNVSPVVNKNEKKSKELSEINEFKHVCLKHSEKNNDSNENNETNHNIIEVINTQYQEHDNESRPRSPAHETSIIVPEFHRSQIENKIDSDSLSTDASTDTENDLEIPDISSDDKDIPKENHNLPKLEIHNSRGELMNDIEQKEQIIESECIPKYSDNGFNKIITVPSPINDKNVRNGEILKHVSTTADLFMNNVLKPNNGEIVHPESYAQSSDYNNDEDHTIEGQTETELSDWARDDDVGVSEAWDDFVHVPIKSLTYRKHQRPKSKRKPRNSPKKRPNEDLDEYGHVCGKIDSDNIEFMDTISDNDTNEHVAALNQTLLHNTGYMEFVTNPQMDDELKTPVVETLNAIYNMSADKDDNDTTTTSDLVTVMDLNDMNNIDDDALTPIAYEDTNKTYQNYVKRLQEKITPFNSIRDSIDVRKMKKNSKGEKLDENNLKEENEQEQNSTTYKLQQITKERMKEKNLVHDMVMSKITSKSPHERKPRRNRSSPFSPESHTENFEFAKPFPVHQCNTDLKLRPTSLLIPVKSPLSERKICSTQQISCSEAFSLPDIRRALFDEKTPTSSIAEILKSTEEIRENARARARLKSDSELGISPEDKIRQLREKLERRRAVKSNCDGLSLLSKSKSCQSIDEFDLDIALCDTPKRNEQIIMNDRPERKRSITKTVMAAIFQKKTPSPNKIRSPSSHQTSPSRFKFLMSGKTKEKSQSADNVSTFIGDYDKKLIPAAGDKPVQYKTNSESEIRRRLIDSLAPPIPPLPSCYDIDNLQLLETIVDESKKNKVDDDSIQGADGRMSKSEIKIAKQSQRKRLRIAQEIQRKLEELDVKLKTLEAEGVEVEKKLRGEGGEKNEDEPSLLHTYCELMSEVNRLRREERELGLQAQELEIEDNLARCETTSANDNDWSKLSTAH; translated from the exons ATGGCATCACACTATCGTAAAACTCTTCCATCGGCTGACGCAGCATTAGCGTCAGAAGTTTTTGATCGTTTTTGTACTGCTTCTACAATGAAGACTATTCTTGGTCATTTTCGTCATCTATGTGAAATATTATGCATCAAGCCTACTAATTTTCCTCAATTTTATCCAAAACTTAAG TCTATGCTATGTTCATGGAAAGCAAAAGCTTTATggaataaatttgataaaaaagcTAGTCACAAGTGTTATAATCGTGGAAAAACTTGTATGAATACTAgg gttttaataattggtTCGGGGCCATGCGGATTACGTGCTGCTATCGAAGCTCAGCTTTTAGGTGCTAAAGTAGTTGTAGTGGAAAAAAGAGATCGTCTCTCAAGAAATAATGTCCTTCATCTTTGGCCATTTGTTATTCAAGACTTAAAATTGCTTGgtgcaaaaaaattttttggtaaattttgtGCTGGTGCTATTGATCATATAA GTATTAGGCAGCTTCAATGTATTTTGCTAAAAGTTTCATTAATCTTGGGTGTTGAAATTCACGAAGGTGTTAGTTTTGATTCACTTTCTCCACCACCCGATAATGATGAaa aaATCGGATGGAGAGCTATTTTTAGCCCATCAGATCATCCTGTTTCTCAGTATGAATTTGATGTTCTTATTGGTGCTGATGGCAAACGGAATACATTGGAAG ggtTTAAAAGAAAAGAATTTCGCGGTAGGTTAGCAATTGCCATCACTGCtaactttataaataaacacaCGGAAGCTGAAGCAAGAGTGGAAGAAATATCTGGAGTTGCTTTCATATTCAATCAAAAATTTTTTAAAGATCTTTATCGGGAGACAGGAATTGATTtggaaaatattgtttattataaagacGAAACtcattattttgttatgacTGCCAAAAAGCATAGTTTGATAGATAAAggtgttatattaaat GATTATGCTGATGTTGCTAAATTGTTGGctctagaaaatattaataaagaagcATTAACAGAATATGCAAAAGAAGCGGCAAATTTTTCAACTAATTACTCATTGCCTCAACTTGAATTTGCTGTCAATCATTATGGTCAACCTGACGTAGCTATGTTCGATTTTACTTCAATGTATGCTGCTGAAAATGCTAGTCATGTGATTCAAAGAAACGGTCATAAACTTTTGACTACATTAGTTGGAGATAGTTTACTAGAG ccATTTTGGCCAACTGGCTCTGGTTGTGCTCGTGGCTTTTTGAGTTCAATGGATACTTGTTGGGCTATTAAACATTGGGGCTCTCCAGATTCTAATCCATTAGATGTATTAGCTGAGAGAGAGTCAATCTATCATATTCTTGGTCAAACAACACCTGAAAATTTACAAAAGAATATTGCTGGCTACACTGTTGATCCTCATACAAGATATCCAAATCTAAATACACATGCAGTTTTACCAGTGCAAGTTGTACATTTATTTGATTGTGATGACAAGATGGTTGTAGAAAAACATCTCAAAGCTCCTCGCCAAACAATTACTCCAGTACAAGATGTTCCAAAAAAACGTAGAAGAAAAG tCCGTTTGGCTGCACTTGATCCTGCAATGAAgg aaagtCAAGTAAATCAAGAAACATTACATCATTGGTTAAAAACTCAAGTTGAACCCTACGAATCGATATCTGTTGAAGATTTtgcaaaatcatttaaaaatggcTTAGCTTTATGTgcaattatacataggtaccgtCCAGACTTGgtagattttttttctctttcgtCATCTGATGTagcaaaaaataatcaattagcttttgatattttagaacaTGAATTCGGAATTCCTCCA ataatgtCTGGTATTGAAATGGAACAGTGTGATATACCTGATATTTTAGCCATGTTATCTTATTTGTCACAAGTTTATGATACATTCAGACGAGAAATTCCACATATAAACCATCCAAAATTG gaAGATAGTGATCATGGACCAACACCAGCAGAAAGTCGCTTTAGAATCCATGTTACTAGGAATAATATATTTGCCCCATATTCAAAACCTTCTACATTGGTAAAACCCATTTCACAGTCACGAAAACGTTCAggtgttaataatatatcaactatTGATAAAAGTACTTCTTCTATGCAAAGGCGCAATAGAAAGCGACGTACTAACATAAATAATGGATCATTG gcacaaataaaaaaaagactacATTTACGGATGCAGCAAATTTATATAAGAGAACCTGAAGAAGAtgagttttttgaaaataatcatgAAGAGTTTAAAGAACGAGCTAGAGAGTTggagaaaaaattatttccaaGC cCACGAGACGCTCGTGTACAAGAAGATTGTTCTTCTCCTCGATATAAAATGGAGGAAGATATTTCAGTGAGAGCTAAAGAAATTGAAGCAAAACTTAAAGGCGGTCCAGCACCTGATAAAAAACCTAAAGACCTCATGAGGGCCATTG gaaaAATCGACAAAAGTGATTGGAACGTAAAAGAAATTGAACGGAAGATCGAAGAAAGTAAAGTACATGCTAAACACATTAAAAATGGTACTGAAAAGGTACCTAAATGGAGTCGCCCTCAATTTGATGATAaa gttagtgcaattaagaaaaaacttcATGTAAAAGGATATCAAGATGGTATCAACAATGACAAAAAATTCCTTGAAAttgatgataatttaaataaattaaatagaaaaattaaagatgGAAATATTTTAGATCAAGGTTTACGTGGTGCTAATAAAGTTTCAGCAATGGCTGCACATTTAGCTACCATAAATAAACAGCCTGAACAGCCTTTACTTCAAAGATCT GGTACtaaaaatactgtaataattCCACAAGGTGGAAGTGAAACATgccatttttgtaaaaatcgtGTTTATTTAATGGAGCGGTTAAGTGCAGAAGGCAGATTTTTTCACCGTGGTTGTTTCCGTTGTGAATATTGTCATACAACTCTGAGGTTAGGTAATTACATGTATGACCGTGAGGGTAAATTCGACAACCGTTTCTACTGTTCTCAACACTTTGGAATGCCTGGGACACAGCAGATGAGATCTAGGCGTAAACTTGAACAAAAGACTGAACCCGATTTAGGAATTAAACCAATTGTTTTGGCTAAAGCCCCTGATAAA ATTAAAGCATCGATGGAATCATTAGATCGGGGTGAAACACCAGAACGAGTGGAGTTTGAAAATTTAGATTTAGAAGAAGATTTAGTCCTTAGTGAAATGGATGAAGATGAATGGACTGATCGTAATTTTGGTGCTTCAGCTAATGAGATGCTATCATCCGACGAATTATCTGAATTtag tgaTAGTGAAAGTGACGAGAATCAAAACCTAGAATTAAATGATGATAATCAAGAGCAAAAATTACTgccagtaaatattaataatgacaaTTTATGTAGCATAAATATTGAAGATGATGGCTTAAGTTCACAAAATGAGTCTGATGAGTCACAGGATCGTTTCAGTTACAAAGAATTTGATAGTGGag atgatGAGAGTGACACAGCAACTGAAGGTGAAGAAGAAATTAAAGCACGGGAAATAAGAAAACAAGAAGTTTGTTTACGTATCCCTAATATATCCTCTGCTACTACAGATACTGGATCTGATACAGAG gttgcTACTGATTTTTATTCATCAAGTTCTGGTAGTAGTAATTCCGCCACAGAAATATCTACGGATTCTGAATTTGAGCGAGATGATAAAACACCAACAAAACACAGTATTCCAAATATAATTGTAAGCGAAAGTATTCAATCAAAACATAAGGTAGAAGAAACAAGAGTTGATCCTTTAGTCCCGGAAAATCCTAAAATTGCAGAAATAGTAAATCGAGCCCAAAATCGACCAAATTTTATTCCATTTGCCAACCCTGGATATGAACTTAATCGAACACAGTCTACAGAAGGTATTGCTACTAAACGTTCATTAGAATTGAAAAAGTTATACTTGTTAGCTGGTAATGGTAATGGAATAGCTGTTAAAAAATCTGGGTCGTCTGTAACTTTagatacaaaatttaaaagctTTGTTGATCAAATATCTGAgtgtcaaaaaaaattaaatcctgCGCCAGTACCTAGCCCTACTATGCAAGCATTCTTACAAAACGTAAGTCCTGTGGTTaataaaaatgagaaaaaatcaaaagaattatcagaaattaatgaatttaaacaTGTCTGTTTAAaacattctgaaaaaaataatgatagtaatgaGAACAACGAAACTAATCATAACATAATAGAAGTAATTAATACTCAATATCAAGAACATGATAACGAATCACGTCCTCGTAGTCCAGCACATGAAACTTCTATAATTGTACCAGAGTTTCATCGTtctcaaatagaaaataaaattgattcgGATTCTTTATCAACTGATGCTTCGACAGATACTGAAAATGATTTAGAAATCCCTGATATTTCGTCTGATGATAAGGATATTCCAAAAGAAAACCATAATTTACCAAAATTAGAAATCCATAACTCTCGAGGTGAACTCATGAATGATATAGAACAAAAAGAACAAATAATTGAATCTGAATGCATTCCAAAATATTCAGATAATGGATTTAACAAGATAATTACAGTCCCAAGtccaataaatgataaaaatgttagaaatggtgaaatattaaaacatgtttCAACTACTGCTGATTTGTTTatgaataatgttttaaaacctAACAATGGTGAAATAGTTCATCCTGAATCTTATGCTCAGTCTtctgattataataatgatgaagatCATACTATTGAGGGACAAACTGAAACAGAGCTTTCTGATTGGGCAAGAGATGACGATGTTGGAGTCTCTGAAGCTTGGGATGATTTTGTACATGTTCcaataaaatcattaacttaTAGAAAACATCAGAGGCCTAAATCAAAACGTAAACCTAGAAATTCCCCAAAGAAACGGCCTAATGAAGATTTAGATGAGTATGGTCATGTCTGTGGAAAAATTGATAGTGATAACATTGAGTTCATGGATACTATTAGTGACAATGATACTAATGAGCATGTTGCTGCGTTAAACCAAACATTGCTACACAATACTGGTTATATGGAATTTGTAACCAACCCTCAAATGGACGATGAGCTTAAAACACCAGTGGTGGAGACATTGAATGCTATTTATAACATGTCGGCTGATAAAGATGATAATGATACTACAACAACTAGTGATCTAGTGACTGTAATGGATCTCaatgatatgaataatattgacGATGATGCTTTAACTCCGATTGCTTATGAGGACACTAATAAAACCTATCAAAATTATGTGAAACGTTTGCAAGAAAAAATTACACCATTTAACAGTATAAGAGATTCCATTGATGTacgtaaaatgaaaaaaaatagtaaggGAGAAAAACTAGATGAAAACAATTTGAAAGAAGAAAATGAACAAGAACAAAATTCTACTACTTATAAACTCCAACAAATAACAAAGGAGagaatgaaagaaaaaaatttagttcatGATATGGTTATGAGTAAAATAACAAGTAAATCACCTCATGAAAGAAAACCTCGTCGTAACAGAAGTTCACCTTTTTCTCCTGAATCACATACAGAAAATTTTGAATTTGCAAAACCATTTCCTGTTCACCAATGTAATACAGATTTAAAACTCCGACCTACATCTCTTCTAATTCCTGTAAAAAGTCCCTTGAGCGAACGAAAAATTTGTTCTACTCAACAGATATCATGTTCAGAAGCCTTTTCATTGCCAGATATAAGAAGAGCACTATTTGATGAAAAGACTCCAACATCTAGTATTGCCGAAATATTAAAGTCAACTGAAGAAATACGTGAAAATGCTAGGGCCAGAGCTAGATTAAAGAGCGATTCTGAATTAGGTATAAGTCCTGAAGATAAAATTAGACAACTCCGGGAAAAGTTAGAACGTAGAAGAGCAGTAAAAAGCAACTGTGATGGACTTTCATTACTGTCAAAAAGTAAAAGTTGTCAGTCAATTGATGAGTTTGATCTTGATATTGCTTTG TGCGATACACCAAAAAGAAATgaacaaattataatgaatgaTCGTCCTGAAAGAAAGCGTAGTATTACTAAAACTGTTATGGCTGCAATTTTCCAAAAGAAGACACCATCACCAAATAAAATTCGTTCTCCATCTAGTCATCAAACATCTCCATCTAGGTTTAAGTTTTTAATGAgcggaaaaacaaaagaaaaatctcag TCGGCAGATAATGTTTCTACATTCATTGGAGATTAT gaTAAAAAGTTAATTCCAGCTGCTGGAGATAAACCTGTACAGTATAAAACAAATAGTGAATCTGAAATCAGACGTCGCTTAATTGATTCATTGGCTCCGCCTATACCGCCACTACCATCTTGCTACGATATTGATAATCtacaattattag AAACAATTGTTGATGAATCCAAGAAAAACAAAGTTGATGATGACAGTATTCAAGGCGCAGATGGTAGAATGTCAAAGTCTGAAATTAAAATTGCTAAGCAGTCCCAGCGCAAAAG GTTGCGTATTGCACAAGAAATTCAAAGGAAATTGGAAGAATTGGATGTTAAGCTGAAAACTTTAGAAGCTGAAGGTGTCGAAGTAGAGAAGAAGCTTAGAGGAgaag